Proteins co-encoded in one Sphingomonas carotinifaciens genomic window:
- a CDS encoding TonB-dependent receptor plug domain-containing protein: MFATASLASLMVAALAVPAAAQVQPAPANPAPAEPVQALPGAPENGPATIAPEAPPQSEDAGPAPDIVVTGSRIVSSGFAAPTPTTVIGAEQLALNAQPNIFNTIAQLPSLQGSTGVTTGTNSTSSGSQGLSSFSLRGLGTIRTLTLLDGQRVVGANVTGVPDISQFPQLLIERVDVVTGGASASYGSDAVGGVVNFVTNKRFKGVKGNVQGGISDYGDDESVLAQLAFGTSFLGDRLHLIVSGEYAREEGVGPGGYGEEGPAGRDWYTTATLVNRGITNDGAPQFNYREHAQAYQYTRYGLINAGPLQGIAFDANGQPFNFNYGSNGVPRRNTNGDVAGCYVGFCIGGDLSGNVGIGTTLKSRLERYNGYGRLGFDLDADNEIYATVNISQVDTSNQPNPGAAQTSLTINCANAFLPSAITGLCAANNITSFRYGVTNAILPNIEVFPSRKQYRFVGGATGKVSGFGTDWRYDAYYEHGENITDITVNNMLVPRRYLQAIDAVNVNGVIVCRDPTARANGCQPLNIFGGATPSSAALSYLQPANGPFQHTRQTQDVFSANLSGDPLSTWAGPVSIATGLEYRHEFYHVTSDPYGNGPLPGTPYNDLYPFDPVLNPEGNNWYAGNYHSGRGSYNVLESYLELNVPLLNTPTLGRANLNVAGRATNYSTSGTVYAWKVGGTYDTPIDGLRLRAVTSRDVRAPNLSELFAAPIAVTVPNFTDPFNNTSVTITQNTIGNPNLRPETARNTELGVVYAQPSWLPGLSLSFDYYKIKVRGLIQAVSAQQKVNFCQQGVTELCGGFFLQGANNQGNFVDVQPFNLASIRTEGFDIEASYQIRQPLGLPGRFTVRGLATHVINFVTDLGLPGAVPVDSAGANSGNTPSWKWLTTETYTQDEFSIFFQQRWFSDGVFGNQYVVCQSSCPVSTANAPTIDFNRMKGAFYFDVGGSYTLTKALNAYFKVDNLFNRDPTPSPQTNTGVDINPALYDIIGRVYRVGVRFNF; this comes from the coding sequence ATGTTTGCCACCGCCTCGCTCGCCTCGCTGATGGTCGCAGCCCTTGCGGTGCCCGCCGCCGCGCAGGTGCAGCCCGCCCCCGCCAATCCCGCACCGGCAGAGCCGGTACAGGCGCTGCCCGGCGCGCCGGAGAACGGCCCCGCGACGATCGCGCCGGAAGCGCCGCCGCAGAGCGAAGATGCCGGTCCCGCGCCCGACATCGTGGTGACGGGATCGCGCATCGTCTCCAGCGGCTTTGCGGCGCCGACGCCGACCACGGTGATCGGGGCCGAGCAACTGGCGCTGAACGCGCAGCCCAACATCTTCAACACGATAGCACAGCTGCCCTCGCTGCAAGGATCGACCGGCGTCACCACCGGCACCAACAGCACGTCCAGCGGGTCGCAGGGGCTCAGTTCCTTCTCGCTGCGCGGGCTGGGGACGATCCGCACGCTGACCCTGCTCGACGGGCAGCGGGTCGTCGGCGCGAACGTGACGGGTGTGCCCGACATCAGCCAGTTCCCGCAACTGCTGATCGAGCGGGTCGACGTGGTGACGGGCGGCGCGTCCGCCTCCTACGGCTCCGACGCGGTGGGCGGCGTGGTCAACTTCGTCACCAACAAGCGCTTCAAGGGGGTGAAGGGCAACGTCCAGGGTGGCATCAGCGACTATGGCGACGACGAAAGCGTGCTGGCGCAGCTCGCCTTCGGCACGTCGTTCCTGGGCGACCGGCTGCACCTGATCGTCAGCGGCGAATATGCGCGCGAGGAAGGGGTGGGCCCGGGCGGCTATGGCGAGGAAGGGCCGGCGGGGCGCGACTGGTACACCACCGCGACCCTGGTCAACCGCGGCATCACCAATGACGGCGCGCCGCAGTTCAACTACCGCGAACATGCCCAGGCCTATCAATATACGCGCTATGGCCTGATCAATGCCGGGCCGCTCCAGGGCATCGCCTTCGACGCCAACGGCCAGCCGTTCAACTTCAACTATGGCTCGAACGGGGTGCCGCGGCGCAACACCAATGGCGACGTCGCGGGATGCTATGTCGGATTCTGCATCGGGGGCGACCTGTCGGGCAATGTCGGCATCGGCACCACGCTGAAATCCAGGCTGGAGCGGTATAACGGTTATGGCCGGCTGGGCTTCGACCTGGATGCCGACAACGAGATCTACGCCACCGTCAACATCTCGCAGGTGGATACCAGCAACCAGCCCAATCCGGGGGCGGCGCAGACCAGCCTGACCATCAACTGCGCCAACGCCTTCCTGCCGAGCGCGATCACCGGGCTGTGCGCGGCGAACAACATCACCAGCTTCCGCTACGGCGTGACCAACGCGATCCTGCCGAACATCGAGGTGTTCCCCTCGCGCAAGCAATATCGCTTCGTCGGCGGGGCGACGGGCAAGGTGTCGGGGTTCGGGACGGACTGGCGCTACGACGCCTATTACGAGCATGGCGAGAACATCACCGATATCACGGTGAACAACATGCTCGTCCCCCGGCGCTATCTGCAGGCGATCGATGCGGTGAACGTGAACGGCGTGATCGTGTGCCGCGACCCGACCGCGCGCGCCAATGGCTGCCAGCCGCTCAACATCTTCGGCGGGGCGACACCGTCATCCGCGGCGCTGTCCTATCTGCAACCTGCCAACGGGCCGTTCCAGCATACTCGCCAGACCCAGGACGTGTTCAGCGCCAATCTGTCGGGCGATCCGCTGTCGACCTGGGCGGGACCGGTATCGATCGCGACGGGCCTGGAATATCGTCACGAATTCTATCACGTGACGTCGGACCCCTATGGCAATGGGCCGCTACCGGGCACGCCGTACAACGACCTCTACCCCTTCGATCCGGTGCTGAACCCGGAAGGCAACAACTGGTATGCGGGCAATTACCATAGCGGCCGCGGCAGCTACAACGTGCTGGAAAGCTATCTCGAACTGAACGTGCCGCTGCTCAACACCCCGACCTTGGGGCGGGCGAACCTGAACGTGGCGGGGCGTGCGACCAATTACAGCACGTCGGGTACCGTCTATGCGTGGAAGGTGGGCGGCACCTATGACACGCCGATCGACGGATTGCGGCTGCGCGCCGTCACCTCGCGCGACGTGCGTGCGCCCAACCTGTCCGAGCTGTTCGCCGCACCGATCGCAGTGACGGTGCCCAACTTCACCGACCCGTTCAACAACACCTCGGTCACGATCACGCAGAACACGATCGGCAACCCCAATTTGCGGCCGGAAACCGCACGCAACACCGAACTGGGCGTCGTCTATGCGCAGCCGAGCTGGTTGCCGGGGCTCAGCCTGTCGTTCGACTATTACAAGATCAAGGTCCGCGGGCTGATCCAGGCAGTGTCGGCGCAGCAGAAGGTGAATTTCTGCCAACAGGGCGTGACCGAATTGTGCGGTGGCTTCTTCCTGCAAGGGGCGAACAACCAGGGCAATTTCGTCGACGTCCAGCCGTTCAACCTCGCCTCGATCCGCACCGAGGGCTTTGATATCGAGGCGAGCTACCAGATCCGCCAGCCGCTGGGCCTGCCCGGACGCTTCACGGTGCGCGGGCTGGCGACGCACGTCATCAACTTCGTCACCGACCTCGGCCTGCCCGGTGCGGTACCGGTGGACAGCGCGGGCGCCAATTCGGGCAACACGCCGTCATGGAAGTGGCTGACGACGGAGACCTATACCCAGGACGAATTCTCGATCTTCTTCCAGCAGCGCTGGTTCAGCGACGGGGTGTTCGGCAACCAGTATGTCGTCTGCCAGTCGAGTTGCCCGGTCTCCACCGCCAACGCACCGACGATCGATTTCAACCGGATGAAAGGCGCCTTCTACTTCGACGTCGGTGGCAGCTACACGCTGACCAAGGCGCTGAACGCCTATTTCAAGGTCGACAACCTGTTCAATCGCGATCCCACCCCCTCGCCGCAGACCAATACCGGCGTGGATATCAACCCGGCGCTGTATGACATTATCGGGCGCGTGTACCGGGTGGGTGTGCGTTTCAACTTCTAA